From a single Apium graveolens cultivar Ventura chromosome 2, ASM990537v1, whole genome shotgun sequence genomic region:
- the LOC141708725 gene encoding U-box domain-containing protein 62, which produces MASKEMTLLPTSTPPPQKAVVSLSQPHHLLFQNVVSLHTFSPFNRTAGDPAPKTTRELTAGFIDDSHRFFQHPVEFTRPVYATPVHSWNVNHGNGSHGDNNDDDDDDDDDDDDDNDNDHDDDDVDDDDEEVKINESSDVINSTDKFSRNGKSIHLSSSFGSNRGILVKEKNVVATGNDGNGNDNDMGDRDNVEGGLRGNRGDQIVTIAGTDADLYYSQRYLNVQEGSSSMGQKDVSLGENGCGLSGRKDVLYSTESGESLRKVLSDAVTGSLMDDAMILPCGHSFGGGGMQHVIKMKACYTCSQPVSEDSVASNLSLRAAVQAFRREEEMQSHRASKRRKEKFEQDKSNYGDASLLDQQRGKGVQFPFSLTDRVIIKGNKRTPQRFVGREAVVTTQCLNGWYVVKTLDNAESVKLQYRSLAKVPDDGTPKPLSTILIPNWL; this is translated from the exons ATGGCCAGTAAGGAAATGACCTTATTACCCACCTCAACACCTCCACCTCAAAAGGCCGTCGTTTCACTCTCCCAACCTCACCACCTCCTCTTCCAAAACGTCGTTTCTCTCCACACTTTCTCGCCGTTCAATCGAACCGCCGGCGATCCTGCTCCCAAAACCACTCGCGAGCTCACTGCCGGTTTTATCGACGACTCGCACCGGTTTTTTCAGCACCCGGTCGAGTTCACTCGCCCGGTTTATGCTACTCCGGTTCATTCCTGGAATGTTAATCACGGAAATGGATCTCACGGTGACAACAACGACGACGACGACGACGACGACGATGATGATGACGATGATAATGATAATGATCATGATGACGATGACGTTGACGATGATGATGAGGAAGTTAAAATCAATGAGAGTAGTGATGTTATTAATAGTACGGACAAGTTTAGCAGAAATGGAAAGTCTATTCATTTGTCTTCTTCTTTTG GTTCGAATAGGGGAATTTTAGTAAAGGAGAAGAATGTTGTGGCCACGGGGAATGATGGTAATGGTAATGATAATGATATGGGTGATCGTGACAATGTTGAAGGTGGTTTGCGTGGAAATCGTGGTGATCAAATAGTGACAATTGCTGGTACGGATGCGGATTTGTATTATTCGCAACGTTATTTGAATGTGCAAGAGGGTTCAAGTTCTATGGGGCAGAAAGATGTTTCCTTGGGTGAAAATGGTTGCGGCTTGAGTGGTAGGAAGGATGTTTTATATTCGACTGAATCTGGGGAGTCTTTGAGAAAAGTTCTTTCGGATGCTGTTAC AGGATCACTTATGGATGATGCGATGATATTGCCTTGTGGGCATTCATTTGGCGGCGGAGGAATGCAGCATGTTATAAAAATG AAGGCTTGCTACACTTGCTCACAGCCGGTGTCAGAGGACTCCGTGGCTAGCAATCTCT CTCTCCGAGCTGCTGTCCAGGCATTTCGACGGGAAGAAGAAATGCAATCCCACCGTGCTTCCAAAAGAAGAAAAGAGAAATTTGAACAG GATAAAAGTAACTATGGTGATGCATCACTCTTGGATCAGCAAAGAGGCAAAGGGGTTCAGTTTCCATTTTCTCTGACTGATAGAGTTATTATAAAG GGTAACAAGCGGACGCCACAACGCTTTGTCGGACGTGAGGCTGTTGTAACAACTCAATGCTTGAATGGATG GTATGTAGTCAAGACATTGGACAATGCAGAAAGTGTAAAGTTGCAGTATCGCTCACTAGCAAAAGTTCCAGATGATGGTACCCCTAAGCCACTGTCAACTATACTGATACCAAATTGGCTTTAG
- the LOC141708726 gene encoding uncharacterized protein LOC141708726 isoform X2, with the protein MGDFNYYKGGVSDKASLIPRSELKSGAGLKRGFEDGGERSELEHNKRVKMKDLESVIRSEGIDNSHYTKSWINSRQATEISYTKEIVTKNPNANQSAELKKVTSQPVVGSSYVALDLNAKVDTTTGLDNDNTRPCADEANNQNANFKLNVDKSRDSGFDLNVEDDSSSANHDIDLIDDLECGSMCGPVEKKDPLKVWKEMKQNGFMSSSHGGVPIPKPRGRKSKADTLKKKMEIARKEQVDRFAKVAAPSGLLNGLNPGIINHVRNSKQVHSIIEALVRSERGDKLQTGNKEENVQMRTERIGSGEAREGRNLNLSEMKRYNLCHEESFLYNASRFKQTSSCPVSSENIRGINDSNMNISTMCDEDSTDFSSVSSLSFKAANVASQWLELLQQDIKGRLGALRRSKKRVRAVIQTELPLLMSREFSHNQENNPYVTRMSVPNSSADLHKARWNALFSQMEKTLSEEEIQLENWLNQVKEMQLQCHHGFSHNIGAPGLQQQGLSEADCRIENPKDSERVLAVRAAAAAFYSTCNFSQSLGNLPCF; encoded by the exons ATGGGTGATTTTAATTACTATAAGGGTGGTGTTTCTGACAAAGCTTCTTTGATTCCCAGATCTGAATTAAAG TCTGGGGCTGGACTGAAAAGGGGTTTTGAAGATGGTGGAGAAAGATCGGAACTTGAGCATAATAAGAGAGTTAAGATGAAGGATCTTGAAAGTGTGATTAGATCAGAAG GGATTGACAACAGCCATTATACAAAATCTTGGATCAACAGCAGACAAGCTACTGAGATTTCCTACACCAAGGAAATAGTAACTAAAAATCCGAATGCTAACCAATCAGCAGAATTGAAGAAAGTCACATCACAGCCAGTTGTTGGCTCTTCCTACGTAGCACTTGATCTGAATGCCAAAGTTGATACGACCACTGGTTTGGACAATGATAACACTCGACCATGTGCTGATGAGGCAAACAATCAAAATGCAAATTTTAAACTAAATGTTGATAAGTCAAGAGACTCTGGGTTTGATCTTAATGTAGAAGATGATTCAAGTTCTGCCAACCATGACATCGATCTGATAGATGATTTAGAGTGCGGGAGCATGTGTGGTCCAGTGGAGAAAAAAGATCCATTAAAAGTCTGGAAAGAGATGAAGCAAAATGGTTTCATGTCATCTTCTCATGGAGGTGTACCAATTCCAAAACCACGTGGGCGAAAAAGCAAAGCTGATACACTCAAGAAAAAGATGGAGATTGCAAGGAAAGAACAGGTTGATAGGTTTGCTAAGGTTGCTGCTCCTAGTGGACTGCTCAATGGATTGAACCCTGGGATTATAAACCATGTTAGAAACAGTAAGCAGGTTCATTCTATAATAGAGGCTCTAGTAAGGTCTGAAAGAGGGGACAAGTTACAGACTggaaacaaagaagaaaatgtCCAAATGAGGACAGAGAGAATAGGATCAGGTGAAGCACGAGAAGGTAGAAACCTGAACTTGTCAGAAATGAAAAGATATAATCTTTGTCATGAAGAAAGTTTCCTATATAATGCATCAAGATTCAAACAAACAAGCAGCTGCCCAGTTAGTTCAGAAAACATACGAGGCATTAATGACTCAAACATG AATATTAGCACTATGTGTGATGAGGACTCAACAGACTTCTCAAGCGTTTCTTCTCTTTCTTTCAAAG CTGCTAATGTAGCCTCCCAGTGGTTGGAGCTTCTTCAACAAGACATTAAGGGGCGCCTTGGAG CACTACGACGAAGTAAGAAAAGGGTTCGAGCTGTAATTCAGACGGAGCTACCTCTTCTAATGTCCAGAGAGTTTTCTCATAATCAGGAGAACAACCCCTATGTTACAAGAATGTCTGTCCCCAATTCATCAGCAGACTTGCACAAAGCTAGATGGAATGCACTGTTCAGTCAAATGGAAAAAACACTTTCTGAAGAAGAAATACAACTG GAAAATTGGTTAAACCAAGTAAAGGAGATGCAGTTGCAGTGTCACCATGGTTTTTCCCATAATATTGGAGCACCTGGTCTGCAGCAACAAGGACTATCAGAGGCTGACTGCAG AATAGAGAATCCAAAAGATTCGGAAAGAGTTCTGGCTGTGAGGGCCGCTGCGGCTGCATTTTATTCAACATGCAACTTTTCACAGTCGTTGGGAAACTTGCCCTGCTTTTGA
- the LOC141708726 gene encoding uncharacterized protein LOC141708726 isoform X1 — protein sequence MGDFNYYKGGVSDKASLIPRSELKSGAGLKRGFEDGGERSELEHNKRVKMKDLESVIRSEGKGIDNSHYTKSWINSRQATEISYTKEIVTKNPNANQSAELKKVTSQPVVGSSYVALDLNAKVDTTTGLDNDNTRPCADEANNQNANFKLNVDKSRDSGFDLNVEDDSSSANHDIDLIDDLECGSMCGPVEKKDPLKVWKEMKQNGFMSSSHGGVPIPKPRGRKSKADTLKKKMEIARKEQVDRFAKVAAPSGLLNGLNPGIINHVRNSKQVHSIIEALVRSERGDKLQTGNKEENVQMRTERIGSGEAREGRNLNLSEMKRYNLCHEESFLYNASRFKQTSSCPVSSENIRGINDSNMNISTMCDEDSTDFSSVSSLSFKAANVASQWLELLQQDIKGRLGALRRSKKRVRAVIQTELPLLMSREFSHNQENNPYVTRMSVPNSSADLHKARWNALFSQMEKTLSEEEIQLENWLNQVKEMQLQCHHGFSHNIGAPGLQQQGLSEADCRIENPKDSERVLAVRAAAAAFYSTCNFSQSLGNLPCF from the exons ATGGGTGATTTTAATTACTATAAGGGTGGTGTTTCTGACAAAGCTTCTTTGATTCCCAGATCTGAATTAAAG TCTGGGGCTGGACTGAAAAGGGGTTTTGAAGATGGTGGAGAAAGATCGGAACTTGAGCATAATAAGAGAGTTAAGATGAAGGATCTTGAAAGTGTGATTAGATCAGAAGGTAAAG GGATTGACAACAGCCATTATACAAAATCTTGGATCAACAGCAGACAAGCTACTGAGATTTCCTACACCAAGGAAATAGTAACTAAAAATCCGAATGCTAACCAATCAGCAGAATTGAAGAAAGTCACATCACAGCCAGTTGTTGGCTCTTCCTACGTAGCACTTGATCTGAATGCCAAAGTTGATACGACCACTGGTTTGGACAATGATAACACTCGACCATGTGCTGATGAGGCAAACAATCAAAATGCAAATTTTAAACTAAATGTTGATAAGTCAAGAGACTCTGGGTTTGATCTTAATGTAGAAGATGATTCAAGTTCTGCCAACCATGACATCGATCTGATAGATGATTTAGAGTGCGGGAGCATGTGTGGTCCAGTGGAGAAAAAAGATCCATTAAAAGTCTGGAAAGAGATGAAGCAAAATGGTTTCATGTCATCTTCTCATGGAGGTGTACCAATTCCAAAACCACGTGGGCGAAAAAGCAAAGCTGATACACTCAAGAAAAAGATGGAGATTGCAAGGAAAGAACAGGTTGATAGGTTTGCTAAGGTTGCTGCTCCTAGTGGACTGCTCAATGGATTGAACCCTGGGATTATAAACCATGTTAGAAACAGTAAGCAGGTTCATTCTATAATAGAGGCTCTAGTAAGGTCTGAAAGAGGGGACAAGTTACAGACTggaaacaaagaagaaaatgtCCAAATGAGGACAGAGAGAATAGGATCAGGTGAAGCACGAGAAGGTAGAAACCTGAACTTGTCAGAAATGAAAAGATATAATCTTTGTCATGAAGAAAGTTTCCTATATAATGCATCAAGATTCAAACAAACAAGCAGCTGCCCAGTTAGTTCAGAAAACATACGAGGCATTAATGACTCAAACATG AATATTAGCACTATGTGTGATGAGGACTCAACAGACTTCTCAAGCGTTTCTTCTCTTTCTTTCAAAG CTGCTAATGTAGCCTCCCAGTGGTTGGAGCTTCTTCAACAAGACATTAAGGGGCGCCTTGGAG CACTACGACGAAGTAAGAAAAGGGTTCGAGCTGTAATTCAGACGGAGCTACCTCTTCTAATGTCCAGAGAGTTTTCTCATAATCAGGAGAACAACCCCTATGTTACAAGAATGTCTGTCCCCAATTCATCAGCAGACTTGCACAAAGCTAGATGGAATGCACTGTTCAGTCAAATGGAAAAAACACTTTCTGAAGAAGAAATACAACTG GAAAATTGGTTAAACCAAGTAAAGGAGATGCAGTTGCAGTGTCACCATGGTTTTTCCCATAATATTGGAGCACCTGGTCTGCAGCAACAAGGACTATCAGAGGCTGACTGCAG AATAGAGAATCCAAAAGATTCGGAAAGAGTTCTGGCTGTGAGGGCCGCTGCGGCTGCATTTTATTCAACATGCAACTTTTCACAGTCGTTGGGAAACTTGCCCTGCTTTTGA